The Streptomyces sp. HUAS CB01 genome has a segment encoding these proteins:
- a CDS encoding NUDIX domain-containing protein — protein MTEPREPTPRPGTAGTGPAPAPRTSVRDSHCSSCGAPYSGPAGWPRTCAGCGDIAYRNPLPVAVALLPVTGPHPTGLVVITRTIEPQRGRIALPGGFIDHTEDWRHAVVRELKEETGIDAAHEEVRLADALSSPGGHLLLFGLLPQRPADELPPSAPTDETEGWHVLHEPAELAFPLHTTAVRNWFAGRYG, from the coding sequence GTGACCGAGCCCCGCGAACCCACGCCCCGACCCGGCACCGCCGGAACGGGACCCGCACCCGCGCCCCGGACGTCCGTCCGGGACTCCCACTGCTCCAGCTGCGGCGCCCCGTACAGCGGCCCCGCGGGCTGGCCCAGGACCTGCGCCGGCTGCGGTGACATCGCCTACCGCAACCCCCTTCCCGTGGCCGTCGCCCTCCTCCCCGTCACCGGCCCGCACCCCACCGGACTCGTCGTCATCACCCGCACCATCGAGCCCCAGCGCGGCCGGATCGCCCTGCCCGGCGGGTTCATCGACCACACCGAGGACTGGAGGCACGCCGTCGTCCGCGAACTGAAGGAGGAGACGGGCATCGACGCCGCGCACGAGGAGGTGCGCCTCGCCGACGCCCTCAGCTCACCCGGCGGCCACCTCCTGCTCTTCGGCCTGCTCCCGCAGCGCCCCGCGGACGAGCTCCCGCCGTCGGCCCCGACCGACGAGACGGAGGGCTGGCACGTCCTGCACGAGCCCGCCGAACTCGCCTTCCCGCTGCACACCACGGCGGTACGGAACTGGTTCGCCGGCCGCTACGGCTGA
- a CDS encoding M15 family metallopeptidase — MMRTRGPAAARRALTALAVSGAALAVSGAALVADVAAPPAAGAASEPKAPEEFVALRSVDPTILQDMRYTTAHNFVGEPIDGYRQPVCILTRPAARALRKAQRTLLRKGYSLKVYDCYRPQRAVDHFVRWAEDLTDERMKKEFYPHVDKSRLFADGYIAGKSGHSRGSTVDLTVVPLPAEKTRPYVPGEPLVPCHAPQSERFPDNSADMGTGFDCFDTLSHTDDPRVQGAQRANRQLLTTTLAAVGFANLPEEWWHFTHKPEPFPDTYFDFPVSRRSLT, encoded by the coding sequence ATGATGCGCACGAGAGGACCCGCCGCAGCACGGCGCGCCCTGACCGCCCTGGCCGTCTCCGGCGCCGCCCTGGCCGTCTCCGGCGCCGCCCTGGTCGCCGACGTCGCCGCACCACCCGCCGCCGGGGCCGCCTCCGAACCCAAGGCCCCCGAGGAGTTCGTCGCCCTGCGCTCCGTGGACCCGACGATCCTCCAGGACATGCGCTACACCACGGCGCACAACTTCGTGGGCGAACCGATCGACGGCTACCGCCAACCCGTCTGCATCCTCACCCGCCCGGCCGCCCGGGCGCTCCGCAAGGCCCAGCGCACACTGCTGCGCAAGGGGTACTCGCTCAAGGTCTACGACTGCTACCGGCCTCAGCGGGCCGTCGACCACTTCGTGCGCTGGGCCGAGGACCTCACGGACGAGCGGATGAAGAAGGAGTTCTATCCACACGTCGACAAGTCGAGACTCTTCGCCGACGGCTACATCGCCGGGAAGTCCGGCCACAGCCGCGGCAGCACCGTCGACCTCACCGTCGTCCCCCTGCCGGCCGAAAAGACCCGTCCCTACGTCCCCGGCGAGCCCCTCGTCCCCTGCCACGCCCCGCAGTCGGAGCGCTTTCCGGACAACTCCGCCGACATGGGTACCGGGTTCGACTGCTTCGACACGCTCTCGCACACCGACGACCCGCGCGTCCAGGGCGCCCAGCGCGCCAACCGGCAGCTGCTCACGACCACCCTCGCCGCCGTAGGCTTCGCCAACCTGCCCGAGGAGTGGTGGCACTTCACCCACAAGCCCGAGCCGTTCCCCGACACCTACTTCGACTTCCCGGTGTCACGACGGTCCCTGACCTGA
- a CDS encoding Zn-ribbon domain-containing OB-fold protein has product MVPGWFTEGGDGREFRLLGTRCGACSAVHFPREDAYCRNPACAGGELAEVPLSRRGRVWSYTAGRYRPPAPYVSGPGAEWEPYTVVAVELEAERMVVLGQAVPGVTVADLSVGTEVEVVPGTLSEDAETVWTTWYWRPVEEER; this is encoded by the coding sequence GTGGTGCCGGGATGGTTCACCGAGGGTGGCGACGGCCGGGAGTTCCGTCTGCTCGGCACCCGCTGCGGTGCCTGCTCCGCCGTCCACTTCCCACGGGAGGACGCGTACTGCCGCAACCCCGCGTGCGCGGGCGGCGAACTCGCGGAGGTACCGCTGTCGCGGCGTGGACGCGTGTGGTCGTACACGGCCGGCCGCTACCGTCCGCCGGCGCCGTACGTCTCCGGTCCCGGGGCCGAGTGGGAGCCGTACACGGTCGTCGCCGTCGAACTCGAGGCCGAGCGGATGGTGGTGCTCGGCCAGGCCGTTCCGGGGGTGACGGTCGCGGACCTGAGCGTCGGCACGGAGGTCGAAGTGGTGCCCGGGACCCTCTCCGAGGACGCGGAGACGGTCTGGACGACCTGGTACTGGCGGCCGGTGGAGGAGGAGCGGTGA
- a CDS encoding lipid-transfer protein produces MSDVAVLGAGMHPWGKWGRSFVEYGTAAARAALADAGIGWQDVRSVVGADTVRGGYPGYVAGATFAQALGWQGARVTSVYAACASGAQAVDTARAQILAGMAEVVLVVGADSAPKGFFAPAGGERPDDPDWLRFRLLGATNPVYFGLYARRRMALHGDTLDDFAQVKVKNAAAGALNPNARYRAAVSAGQVASSPVVADPLRLLDICATSDGGAALVLSSMEYARRHGAGDPVRIRAVSTVTPTYPRTLLDLPDIATDSAVAVDPPALGFRESIARAAYEEAGLGPEDLSLAEVYDLSTALELQWYEDLGLCGPGEGAKLLREGATALGGRIPVNASGGLASFGEAVPAQAIAQVCELTWQLRGTAGERQVAGARAGMTANQGLFGHGSAVVAVR; encoded by the coding sequence GTGAGCGATGTCGCCGTGCTCGGCGCGGGCATGCACCCGTGGGGCAAGTGGGGCCGGAGCTTCGTCGAGTACGGGACCGCCGCCGCCAGGGCCGCGCTCGCCGACGCCGGGATCGGGTGGCAGGACGTCCGGTCGGTCGTCGGGGCCGACACGGTCCGCGGCGGCTACCCCGGCTATGTCGCAGGGGCCACCTTCGCCCAGGCACTGGGCTGGCAGGGAGCGCGCGTCACCAGCGTGTACGCGGCCTGCGCCTCGGGGGCGCAGGCCGTCGACACCGCCCGGGCCCAGATCCTGGCGGGCATGGCCGAGGTCGTGCTGGTCGTCGGTGCCGACTCCGCGCCCAAGGGGTTCTTCGCCCCCGCCGGCGGCGAGCGGCCCGACGACCCGGACTGGCTGCGCTTCCGGCTGCTCGGCGCCACGAACCCGGTGTACTTCGGCCTGTACGCGCGCCGTCGCATGGCCCTCCACGGCGACACCCTGGACGACTTCGCCCAGGTCAAGGTCAAGAACGCAGCGGCCGGGGCGCTGAACCCGAACGCCCGCTACCGGGCCGCGGTGAGCGCCGGACAGGTCGCGTCCTCCCCCGTCGTCGCGGACCCCCTGCGTCTGCTCGACATCTGCGCCACGTCCGACGGCGGCGCCGCGCTGGTGCTGTCGAGCATGGAGTACGCCCGCCGGCACGGCGCCGGCGATCCGGTGCGCATCCGCGCGGTCTCGACGGTGACCCCCACCTACCCCAGGACCCTGCTCGACCTCCCGGACATCGCCACGGACTCGGCGGTCGCCGTCGACCCGCCGGCCCTGGGGTTCCGGGAGTCGATCGCCCGAGCCGCCTACGAGGAGGCCGGGCTCGGGCCGGAGGACCTGTCGCTGGCCGAGGTGTACGACCTGTCCACCGCACTGGAACTGCAGTGGTACGAGGACCTGGGGCTGTGCGGGCCGGGCGAGGGCGCCAAGCTGCTGCGCGAGGGAGCCACGGCCCTGGGCGGCCGGATCCCGGTCAACGCCAGCGGCGGACTCGCCTCGTTCGGGGAGGCCGTCCCCGCCCAGGCCATCGCCCAGGTGTGCGAACTGACCTGGCAGCTCCGCGGGACCGCGGGCGAACGCCAGGTGGCGGGGGCACGCGCCGGGATGACCGCGAACCAGGGGCTGTTCGGTCACGGCTCGGCGGTCGTCGCCGTCCGGTGA